One Thalassotalea sediminis DNA segment encodes these proteins:
- a CDS encoding YbgA family protein, translated as MHNLFDKKDITIGISACIAGEKVRFDASNKPSSFCMKELGQHVTYKTFCPEVAIGLPVPRPTIRLIKEDNIIKVARPDGSGDVTNALAEYGKKIAKYTEKFSGFIFCAKSPSCGMERVKIYSVDGNSLPSTGVGAFAQEIMKANPLLPCEENGRLNDPIIKENFVARVFAYRHWQSLVESGLTKHKLMTFHSQYKYTVMSHDLVAYKALGQLLAGNELPLNELAEQYITGLMTALKIKATRKKHANTLSHIQGYFSKHLSPEQRQELCQQIEAFRTGLVPLFVPLTLIKHYLLSHPKSYLAKQTYLNPYPESLKLRYGY; from the coding sequence ATGCATAATTTATTTGATAAAAAAGATATTACTATTGGTATTAGTGCCTGTATTGCGGGTGAAAAAGTACGATTTGATGCGAGTAATAAACCTTCAAGTTTTTGCATGAAGGAGCTAGGTCAACATGTAACATATAAAACGTTTTGTCCTGAAGTAGCGATAGGTTTACCCGTTCCTCGTCCAACGATTAGGTTAATTAAAGAAGATAATATTATCAAAGTTGCAAGACCTGATGGTAGCGGCGACGTAACTAATGCCTTGGCAGAATATGGTAAAAAAATAGCGAAATATACTGAGAAATTTAGCGGGTTTATTTTTTGTGCTAAAAGCCCAAGTTGCGGAATGGAGCGAGTGAAAATTTATTCTGTTGATGGCAATTCATTACCTTCGACGGGTGTTGGCGCATTTGCGCAAGAAATTATGAAAGCAAATCCATTATTGCCTTGTGAAGAAAATGGTCGTTTAAACGACCCTATCATCAAAGAGAATTTTGTCGCGAGAGTTTTTGCTTATAGGCACTGGCAGTCATTGGTCGAATCAGGGCTGACAAAGCATAAATTAATGACGTTTCATAGTCAGTATAAATATACTGTGATGAGTCATGATCTTGTTGCTTACAAAGCGCTAGGCCAATTATTGGCGGGTAATGAATTGCCACTTAATGAGCTTGCAGAACAATATATTACGGGCTTGATGACAGCCTTGAAAATAAAAGCAACCCGCAAAAAGCATGCTAATACGCTGTCTCATATTCAAGGTTATTTTTCAAAACATCTATCGCCAGAGCAAAGGCAGGAACTTTGCCAGCAAATCGAAGCGTTTCGTACCGGCTTAGTGCCACTGTTTGTGCCTTTAACCTTAATAAAGCATTATTTATTGTCTCATCCTAAGTCTTATTTAGCTAAACAGACTTATTTAAATCCATACCCAGAAAGCTTAAAGCTGCGATATGGTTATTAA